The window ttgaacttaactgaatgctactgaacttaactgaatgctaccgaatttaaccgaacttaacaataatgatgatattagactttaaaataattttcatgataatattggacattaatgaacttataataataataatggttctaataaatttaataatatcaataataaataaatatattattaaagataaaactaaattgaatatcaaataaaagcccgggatgataaaatattggctcgataaaagcctatgaaattaaataaaaataagtctaatttaaattaaaaatacaaattacatacaaacacaaatttatatataatttaaagcttatgaaattaaatacaaatcttcatatgaatacaaactcttaactttttattttaattaagggttaaagtgcaaaaataacgttttgggtcagaagtaattttacctctaacgtctaaaatggtggaattttatccctaacattgataaattggataaatttgagaaataattcataatatggatgcaattcctaatgtttaaatatggatgcatactttagttttatttttttttattaaaccatatatactttaataaactatcatttcttacttttatctaatttatagataatgataaactataaataataataataataaataatgataaattatagataaataataataataataataaattatatataaataattataatataataaataacgataaattactgaatactgaaactgaatgctgaaactagatgctgaaactgaatgctgaactgaactgaactgaactgaactgaactgattgttactgaaattaggAATCGGATCCTCTCCTATTTTAGTTCAACAGGAGAGGATCCTGTTACTGAAATCTCAGCCCTTGATTCACTTTAAGGGCTGACATTttagttaattaaaattaagacTTCCGCTTAAATAAAAAGTCtagcattttaattttttttttaccaaaaaccCTCACTCATCCTTCTTCctattaattcattattttatttatttttttatattaaaagttaAAAAGGACTAAATAGTTAAACACATCAATTAATTCTTTTAGTTTCTTTGAGGTGATTAATGGCGAAGTCTAGTAAATatgataagatgcaaaaatactcttaacgtttataaacaggagcaattttactcttgacgtttaaaattgtgcaattttaccccttacATTAGctgccaagagcaattttatccctaacgttggcaagttgggtcaatttatacattattataaaacacggaTATTTTGTTCCCTGTTTTGCACAAATTGCACGTAAGTTGATtctaagaaaacgattttatattttttgtgatttaataatagaattgaagattaatatttttaaattcggtaaaatatctcaaatttttttcaactcgtacaaaatacagtatattttgttaaaaaaattcatgtttAATCATATGCTTGTGacttgttactaatgagtgataaaatgacgcacatgtgaagtgtagacgACAAGGTTCTAattgagaagacaatttgataaataatttctccaattgacccaatttgtcaacgttaggggtaaaattgctctggCTGCCAACGTTAAAGGAACACAATAaaaaatcttcaattctattattaccgaatttaaaaatattaatcttcaattctctttataaatcataaaaaatataaaatctttttCTTATAATCAACTTACGTGCAATTGGTGCAACACaagaaacaaaatatctgtgttttataataatgtataaattgacctaacttgccgacattagggtaaaattgctcttggcagccaatgttaggagtaaaattgcaaaATTTTAAACGtcaagagtaaaattgctcctgttTATAAACGCTAAGAGTATTTTTTGCATCTTATCACATTTACGAGACTCTGCCATTAATCGCCTCAAAGAAACTAAAAGAATTAATTGATGTGTTTAACTATTTAGTCCTTTTtaacttttaatataaaaaaataaataaaataatgaattaatgGGAAGAAGGATGAGTGAGggtttttggtaaaaaaaatttaaagtgcTAGACTTTTTATTAGGCGgaaaacttaattttaattaactaaAATCTCAGTCCTTAAAGTGAATCAAGGGCTGAGATTTCAGTAACAGATCCTCTTCTGTTGAACTAAAACAGTAGAGGATCCGATtcactgaaattaagtaataaaaaacaAGGGCTTAGTAACTTAAGTATAAAAACCATCTACCACAGTTGACGTTGCATATGGAGAGAAATCAGaatgtaaaatatataaatcttatttttgaTGGGCAAGAAAGTAATAGAACAATTTgattgtaaatattttttagcAGTCAGTTACTTTTATGCCTCTCTGTGTGCGGCGCTTTTGGCCAACTGTAACCTTGCTGGCTGGCTGTTCTCTTCCTGCTTCCGCCTTAATATTAATACTTTTTACTCTCATCTTTGTCGTTACTGCAAACATTGACGCGTTAATATACcattaaaatatatacataccATTTCTTTCTCAATTATACACAGCTTAAGTTGTCCCTTCCCAAACAAATCTTTTCTATCATTTTCATAATCTCTCCATCCACACCAAACTCTTTTTTGTATATGACAGCCGATTGAAGAGTGTAATTGGCGTTCCTGTGTTTCATTGGGGACTTTTCACAAACACTAGAGAAAAATGCACGCAAAAACTGACTCAGAGGTTACCAGCCTTGCACCATCGTCCCCAACAAGATCTCCACGCCGCCCTGTCTACTACGTGCAGAGTCCGTCCAGAGATTCTCACGATGGCGAGAAAACGACGACGTCTTTCCACTCCACGCCGGTGATTAGTCCCATGGGATCTCCACCTCATTCTCACTCTTCTGTTGGTCGTCACTCCCGTGAATCCTCCTCCAGTAGGTTTTCTGGATCTCTGAAACCTGGATCACGCAAAATCACTCCCAATGACGGCTCCAAAGGCGGCCACAGAAAGGGACAGAAACAGTGCGATGTGATTGAAGAAGAAGGTCTTCTTGATGATGAAGAACGTGAAAAAGGCTTCCCTCGTCGCTGCTATTTTCTCGCTTTTGTGCTCGgtttctttctcctcttctccATGTTCTCTTTGATTCTCTGGGGTGCTAGCAAGCCGCAGAAACCAAAGATCACAATGAAGGTTAGTTGATCTTAATAATCACAACTAATCTCATTAATTGTTTAGTTTATTTTTCTCCGATGCGaatttaattagtttttaacttgattttattaatttgcaGAGCATATCATTTGAGCATTTCACCATTCAAGCTGGATCTGACGCTACAGGAGTCGCTACTGATATGATCTCAGTGAACTCCACAGTGAAGATGATCTATCGGAATACAGGAACATTTTTCGGAGTACATGTAACATCATCTCCCGTAGATCTATCTTATTCTCAGATCGTCTTAGCTTCAGGAGCTGTAAGTCACTAAGATCGATAATTTTGGTTCATCATCCATATCTTTCTTTTCAATCGGAATTATCTAATTCGGTGTTGCTAATTTGCAGGTAAAGAAGTTTTATCAATCAAGGAAGAGTCAAAGATCAGTGTCCATATCTGTAATGGGAAATAAAATTCCTCTATATGGTAGTGGAGCGACATTGAGCAGTTCAACAGGGATGACTACATTACCAGTGGCTTTAAATCTGAATTTCGTCGTGAGATCAAGAGCTAATGTTCTGGGAAAATTGGTTAAGCCGAAATTCTACAAGAGAATCGATTGTAATGTTACTTTCGATCACAAGAAGCTCAACACTCCAATTTCTCTCAAGCATTCTTGCACATATGATTGATTGATGACCGGAGaagatttctttttttttctttttcgaattattttctaaattatggttaaaagaaaagaaattattTGAGAAACAGCTAAGCGGGCAGCTTTTGGACAGACGGGTAGGCAATGGAAGGACACTTTTTGGTTGCTCAATTGCCCGTAGAGTGGGAAAACAGGCTGGAATTGATTCGCTATAGTGACTTGTGAGTGATAAATtttccttatttatttatttatattaatttgtttatatatagagattttatttattacatgtaaaagcaagaaatatttTATCTATTAGTAGTATATGATTACATAATGTAATTGAATAATCATGTCCACAAATTACgaaatttctttttcaattcgTTAGGTGTTTAATTTCAAAGGTCAACTCAATTTGAGAATTGTTTTTTTGCAATTGGGTTCCGGTTTCCAGGTCAAACTTTATGTTTACTAAAATATGAATTAATTATCAATTTTGCTATTCAagcgacaaaaaaaaaaaccgtaCACCATCCATCtttcagtaaaaaagaaaaCCCTTTAGTCCGTGAGTACTGCTATTTTCTGTTACTAAAGCTATAGATCATGGGTTCAATTCCATGATTAAAAGAATCTTCCCACTAtctaattgtaaaaaaaaaaagagcagAAAAATAAACTGGTGCTACTAATTGCTTAAAgtgaaaaaattataatttaagaaGTGATATAAGGTAAGAAATACACTAACTTTACAGAATTTGGAAATATTAATCCGAAATTAAATTGTGAAAAAGTGCTGCATTATTTCTATGCATGAAATTGACGAATCAATCAAGaatatcaattctaattaaggtgataaaagaaaaattagtaCAACTTTTCATCTAATAATTGAAATTTATGAGTGGTAGAATTTTATCACCTATTCAATATGACGTGGCTGTAGCTGGGGTGTGTTTTAAAGGATTAACCCCTTGTTTGGGgccatttttaaaaaaaaaatattcaactaGACCTGGTTGGGAAATATTCCCCTAGAAGGGGCTATTCCCAACCATGGTcaataaattaactttttttttgtattatatttaattttttttttaaaacttatataataaaatttttaaaatttattatgttatattataaaaataaaaataaaattataatcgtAACGTTAGCGTTAAATTCCTATAATTTCATATTAGGACTAAATCTGTACTTTATTTGAAACGCgattaaatatttagtgcattactaatatatgaaattgtgcaaatttaaccttaacgtttcaACAGAAGTACAGATTTAGCcataatgtatgaaattgtataaatttaaccttaacgtttaaGCGAAGTGCTGATTTAgtcctaacatatgaaattgtgcaaatttaaccgtaacattttcaagcaaaatcaattttaaccaatcgctaccgaaaatttgaaaagacatgtttgactgttatttagctaCATCAGACTTTCTAaaccagtttgtcgataaattgaaataGTTTCATACATGTTtttttaactatattaataacacagtcaaatattttagacagtttaaaaaaattaaacctgCTACATATAAATGAATCACATTTTTTGTTTAAAAGTATCTGTGTTATTAATGCACTAAACATTTGTTTTAGTAATGtactaaatatttaactttaatgtttaagcgaagtgcagatttagccgtAACGTTTCAATCGAAGTGTAGAGTTAGCCCTAACGtataaaattgtgcaaattAATACTAACATTTCCacgtaagatcaattttaaccatacgctaccgaaaatttaaaaagacgtgtttgactgttatttagccaCATCAGACCTTCTAAActagtttgtcgataaattaaagcagtttcatacatttttttgttattatattGACACGTTAGtattaaatttgcacaatttcatacgcTAGGACTAAATCTGTACTTCGATAGTGTAcaattaaaattgatcttatttaGAAATTATACCAATTAAATCAacattaatataatttatatataattttattt of the Euphorbia lathyris chromosome 7, ddEupLath1.1, whole genome shotgun sequence genome contains:
- the LOC136201098 gene encoding uncharacterized protein, giving the protein MHAKTDSEVTSLAPSSPTRSPRRPVYYVQSPSRDSHDGEKTTTSFHSTPVISPMGSPPHSHSSVGRHSRESSSSRFSGSLKPGSRKITPNDGSKGGHRKGQKQCDVIEEEGLLDDEEREKGFPRRCYFLAFVLGFFLLFSMFSLILWGASKPQKPKITMKSISFEHFTIQAGSDATGVATDMISVNSTVKMIYRNTGTFFGVHVTSSPVDLSYSQIVLASGAVKKFYQSRKSQRSVSISVMGNKIPLYGSGATLSSSTGMTTLPVALNLNFVVRSRANVLGKLVKPKFYKRIDCNVTFDHKKLNTPISLKHSCTYD